From Ancylobacter pratisalsi, one genomic window encodes:
- a CDS encoding FUSC family protein, producing the protein MAIAADRAGGLLRQALADLAPFPGRAALTWRVALLCALVTLVAMVYELPEASISCYLIIFLMKPDAVVNIGTALGLIVLVTLVVAFVVLLTHVAIESPALRLALIALISFGFLFIGAASQLGEIGGVIALVIAFVLTLLSNAPFGDAVTMALRYAWYMAAMPMALMIVFNLFVGMSPVRLLREKLRQRLQASLRVISDDTAQTRRALADLLGEGNEDVEKQATFVRVLHLVSSDAAGQVARDVRAAYRLMVAVACLPEDLDPTRRAAIATQIEHTLLALDQGLLPPTPMDQATPLNVAEQEIWKALAVLAGELEGTVVSAAKPSFFNPDAFTNPDYQRFALKTTAAAMVCYVIYTGIDWQGIHTAMITCYVAALGTTGETVHKLGLRIVGCLIGAAMGIGAILFVMPHLESVGGLMTLVFVGTLVGGWVSSGNERISYGGVQIALAFLLTVVQGFGPSLDLDAARDRIFGILLGNFVVYVIFTQVWAVSIEKTVRNQLADALSALARLAHMEPARRLGAVPHVAAIENTLAKCGASLELIAFEPRAIRPSQARENALHVAAEEIEALARGIYLDRGDLSPLASRLEELSRVIREPTTDTPVTTARPATGNSSLINVSLDRLETAVVK; encoded by the coding sequence ATGGCAATAGCTGCTGATCGCGCAGGCGGCCTGCTCCGTCAGGCACTCGCCGACCTCGCACCGTTTCCCGGCCGCGCGGCGCTCACCTGGCGTGTCGCTCTCCTATGTGCGCTGGTGACCCTGGTTGCCATGGTCTACGAACTGCCGGAAGCATCGATCAGCTGCTATCTGATCATCTTCCTCATGAAGCCCGACGCCGTGGTCAACATCGGAACCGCCCTCGGTCTCATCGTCCTCGTCACGTTGGTCGTCGCGTTCGTCGTGCTGCTGACCCACGTGGCCATCGAGTCCCCAGCGCTGCGTCTGGCGTTGATCGCGCTGATTTCGTTCGGCTTCCTGTTTATCGGTGCGGCGAGCCAGCTTGGCGAAATAGGAGGCGTCATCGCCCTCGTCATAGCATTCGTGCTGACACTGTTGAGCAATGCTCCGTTCGGCGATGCCGTGACGATGGCCCTGCGCTACGCGTGGTATATGGCCGCGATGCCGATGGCGCTGATGATCGTCTTTAATCTGTTTGTCGGCATGTCCCCCGTCCGCCTTCTGCGCGAAAAGCTGCGGCAGCGCCTCCAGGCTTCCTTGCGTGTCATCTCCGATGATACCGCCCAGACTCGCCGCGCGCTCGCCGACCTCCTCGGAGAGGGCAATGAGGATGTTGAGAAGCAAGCGACCTTCGTGCGCGTGCTTCACCTCGTCTCTTCCGATGCTGCCGGGCAGGTCGCCCGGGACGTGCGCGCCGCCTATCGTCTCATGGTCGCCGTAGCCTGCCTGCCGGAGGATTTGGATCCCACCCGTCGGGCGGCGATCGCTACCCAAATCGAACACACGCTCCTGGCACTGGACCAGGGCTTGCTTCCACCAACGCCTATGGACCAGGCAACGCCGCTGAATGTGGCCGAGCAGGAGATATGGAAAGCTCTCGCCGTTCTCGCCGGCGAACTGGAAGGAACCGTTGTTTCCGCCGCAAAGCCTTCCTTCTTCAATCCCGACGCGTTCACCAATCCCGACTATCAGCGCTTCGCCCTGAAGACGACAGCCGCCGCGATGGTCTGCTACGTCATTTACACCGGCATCGACTGGCAGGGCATCCACACGGCGATGATCACCTGCTACGTGGCGGCACTGGGAACGACGGGTGAGACCGTCCATAAACTGGGGTTGCGCATTGTTGGCTGCCTGATCGGCGCGGCGATGGGAATTGGCGCGATTCTGTTCGTCATGCCCCACCTCGAATCTGTTGGCGGACTGATGACCTTGGTCTTCGTCGGCACATTGGTCGGAGGTTGGGTCTCCAGTGGCAATGAACGGATCTCTTATGGCGGTGTGCAGATCGCCCTAGCCTTCCTGCTCACCGTGGTACAGGGCTTTGGTCCCAGTCTGGACCTCGATGCCGCGCGCGACCGCATCTTCGGCATCCTGCTGGGCAATTTTGTCGTCTATGTCATCTTCACGCAGGTCTGGGCTGTTTCGATCGAGAAGACGGTGCGCAATCAGCTGGCAGATGCGCTCTCCGCGCTTGCCAGGCTCGCCCACATGGAGCCAGCGAGAAGGCTTGGTGCTGTTCCTCACGTCGCAGCGATCGAGAACACGCTCGCCAAATGCGGCGCGTCTCTTGAACTCATTGCCTTCGAGCCTCGTGCAATCCGACCATCGCAGGCGAGGGAAAACGCACTGCATGTAGCGGCCGAAGAAATAGAGGCTCTCGCCCGTGGCATTTATCTCGACCGCGGCGACCTCTCTCCACTGGCATCGCGGCTCGAAGAACTTTCGCGGGTCATCCGTGAACCGACCACGGACACCCCCGTGACCACCGCCCGCCCAGCAACAGGGAACTCCTCCCTCATAAACGTGAGTCTGGACCGCCTTGAAACGGCCGTGGTGAAGTAG
- the mdtN gene encoding multidrug transporter subunit MdtN has protein sequence MASSAYSHRRSLLGSTLGALIIVGAITVGWLYFRQAERNPLSEDAVLTASIVNVASTVAGRIVDISVSENQKVSRNDVLFVIDPEPYRLAVDQAKADLRIAEAARDTQRRTIAAEQSNAAIAAEQINRARTNLALAEQTLARLLPLLPKGYVTAQQVDDARTARDDAALSLSQSVKQAAAADSLVTSLDAADALVEARQAALAIAERNLANTETRAPHDGRVVGLAISTGEIVAPGQSVFTLINTESWYASAFFRETELENINVGDCARVFALANRATPIDGRVEGIGWGVVSEDILNIPRNLPYVPKSLNWVRIVQRFPVRIKLIDPPEDLMRMGASAVAIVRHGNSC, from the coding sequence ATGGCTTCTTCCGCCTACTCTCATCGCAGGAGCCTCTTGGGCTCAACGCTCGGCGCTCTGATAATTGTCGGCGCGATCACGGTTGGCTGGCTCTATTTTCGGCAGGCAGAACGCAATCCGCTTTCCGAAGATGCGGTACTGACCGCGAGCATCGTCAACGTCGCCTCCACCGTCGCTGGCCGTATCGTCGACATCTCCGTCTCCGAGAATCAAAAAGTATCCCGGAACGACGTGTTGTTCGTCATAGACCCGGAGCCCTATCGGCTCGCCGTGGATCAGGCGAAGGCGGACCTGAGGATTGCCGAGGCGGCCCGAGACACTCAGAGACGTACCATTGCGGCCGAACAATCCAACGCGGCAATCGCGGCTGAGCAGATCAACCGTGCACGTACCAATCTCGCCCTCGCCGAACAGACCCTCGCGCGTCTCCTGCCCCTGCTGCCTAAAGGCTACGTGACCGCCCAGCAGGTCGACGACGCCCGCACCGCCCGCGACGACGCAGCACTCAGCCTCAGCCAATCCGTGAAGCAGGCGGCGGCAGCGGACAGTCTGGTGACCTCTCTCGACGCGGCGGATGCCCTTGTGGAGGCCCGCCAAGCGGCGCTCGCTATTGCCGAGCGCAATCTCGCCAACACCGAAACGCGCGCGCCTCACGACGGCCGGGTCGTCGGGCTCGCGATCTCGACCGGAGAAATCGTGGCGCCGGGGCAGTCGGTGTTCACCCTCATCAATACCGAAAGTTGGTATGCCTCCGCCTTCTTCCGGGAGACAGAGCTTGAGAACATCAACGTTGGTGATTGTGCTCGCGTGTTCGCCCTGGCGAACCGCGCGACCCCGATCGACGGCAGGGTCGAGGGCATTGGTTGGGGCGTTGTATCGGAGGATATTCTCAACATCCCCCGCAACCTACCCTACGTCCCCAAGTCCCTGAACTGGGTCAGGATCGTTCAGCGTTTTCCAGTGCGTATCAAACTGATCGACCCTCCCGAGGACCTCATGCGGATGGGGGCATCCGCCGTAGCGATCGTGCGCCATGGCAATAGCTGCTGA
- a CDS encoding YtcA family lipoprotein — MSRDPLTDLPRSVRYNAQPVQNTAHDQASGLDWPAAPVNCAIKRVMTGGEMRGVPIARISSVLAIGLFGLGGCTRHASPSLPLFGAYFPFWLFCAAAGVIGALAIRALFIPLGVDDALPWRLVVYTCLAAVIGFSLALLVYGR; from the coding sequence ATGAGCCGCGACCCTCTGACAGATTTGCCACGCAGCGTGCGATACAACGCGCAACCCGTTCAAAACACGGCACATGACCAGGCATCAGGGTTGGATTGGCCGGCAGCGCCTGTTAACTGTGCGATCAAGCGCGTGATGACCGGGGGCGAGATGCGCGGAGTACCTATTGCTCGCATATCCAGCGTTCTTGCGATTGGCCTGTTCGGCCTCGGGGGATGCACCCGGCACGCCAGCCCCTCCCTACCCCTGTTCGGTGCTTATTTCCCATTCTGGCTTTTCTGCGCAGCAGCAGGCGTAATAGGCGCGCTCGCGATACGCGCCCTCTTCATCCCCTTGGGCGTTGACGATGCGCTGCCCTGGCGGCTTGTCGTGTACACCTGTCTTGCTGCGGTCATCGGCTTCAGCCTCGCCCTCCTCGTGTACGGGCGTTAG
- a CDS encoding linear amide C-N hydrolase — protein sequence MCTSLVYSDAAGKAYFGRTLELTIDLPYQIVYLPAGFPTRSQIAGHPAVEYKAKRAMLSVTMPCRVPTADSPIGIEDLKVLEGINDQGLTFSLLSYPTAGGGHHSVAMTQSVLSASDLGTWVLGQFSTVAEVKAALAEQPILLTPLAILGGVESPFHYVMHDATGASAVIEFNRGEMSVHDNPVGVMTNGPDFRWHLTNLSNYTFLSNVDQSSASFGSLKVAQPDSGIATAGLPASNTSVGRFVRAAFYAQFAEKAATPDLAVRAVAHIMNNFDRPRGITIDYPELSGGHLEVAGLENDKTTEYATEFTTWTSLADLDRRLFFVRDYQSLNFSCIDLGALAGTAQPKVLPLKKLNGAAMDATEILKGATPS from the coding sequence ATGTGCACGTCACTGGTTTATAGCGACGCGGCCGGAAAGGCCTATTTCGGCCGCACCTTGGAACTCACGATCGATCTGCCCTACCAGATCGTCTACTTGCCGGCCGGCTTCCCAACCCGCTCGCAGATCGCGGGGCACCCTGCCGTCGAGTACAAGGCCAAACGGGCCATGCTGTCGGTGACCATGCCATGCCGGGTGCCTACAGCCGATTCACCGATCGGCATCGAAGATCTGAAGGTTCTTGAGGGCATCAATGATCAAGGCCTCACTTTCAGCCTTCTGTCCTATCCTACTGCCGGTGGCGGGCATCATTCGGTCGCGATGACGCAAAGCGTCCTTTCAGCTTCCGATCTTGGAACCTGGGTACTCGGTCAGTTCTCAACCGTAGCGGAGGTGAAAGCCGCGCTGGCGGAGCAGCCCATCCTGCTGACGCCACTTGCCATTCTCGGCGGCGTGGAATCCCCCTTCCACTATGTCATGCACGACGCCACCGGCGCCTCGGCCGTTATCGAGTTTAACCGCGGAGAGATGTCGGTCCATGACAACCCCGTCGGCGTCATGACCAACGGGCCGGACTTCCGCTGGCACCTTACCAACCTCAGCAACTACACGTTCCTTTCCAATGTGGACCAGTCCAGCGCAAGCTTTGGTTCGCTGAAAGTGGCACAGCCGGATTCCGGTATTGCGACGGCTGGCCTGCCGGCCTCCAACACATCGGTTGGCCGCTTTGTACGCGCCGCCTTCTACGCTCAGTTTGCCGAGAAAGCGGCGACGCCTGACCTCGCCGTGCGCGCTGTCGCCCACATCATGAACAATTTTGACAGGCCGCGCGGCATTACAATCGACTATCCGGAGCTGTCAGGCGGGCACCTGGAGGTGGCGGGCCTGGAGAATGACAAGACGACTGAATACGCGACCGAATTCACCACCTGGACCAGCCTCGCCGACCTCGACCGACGACTGTTCTTCGTTCGCGACTATCAGAGTCTGAACTTCAGCTGCATCGATTTGGGCGCACTCGCCGGCACGGCGCAGCCGAAGGTGCTGCCACTAAAGAAGCTCAATGGAGCTGCCATGGACGCGACCGAAATACTCAAGGGCGCGACGCCTTCATGA
- a CDS encoding glutamate decarboxylase, with translation MTSHRSGRELRSEVLDDVYSSSDLLKQLPKFHFPKAERDPRHVFAAVRDELMLDGNSRQNLATFCQTWVDDEIQDLMSLSIDKNMIDKDEYPQTAEIEARCVHMLADLWNSPDPKGTVGCSTVGSSEAAMLGGLALKWQWRKRRAAAGLSADRPNMICGPVQICWHKFARYFDVELREIPLEGDRLIMTPEEVLKRVDENTIGVVPTLGVTFTCQYEPVKAVSDALDDLQTRTGLDIPIHVDGASGGFLAPFCAPELEWDFRLPRVKSINTSGHKFGLAPLGVGWVVWREVEDLPKELIFDVNYLGGDMPTFALNFSRPGGQVITQYYNFLRLGREGYRKIHTACYDAAQFLSKQIAAIGPFEILFDGDSKKGIPALCWKLKDEAAIGGYTLYDLADRLRSRGWQVPAYSMPADREDLVIQRILVRHGVSFDLACLLLDDIKRSVEFFAMHPVTRPMTSDEAGGFNHN, from the coding sequence TTGACATCCCACCGTTCCGGCAGGGAGTTGCGCAGCGAGGTTCTCGATGACGTCTACTCGTCGAGCGATCTGCTGAAGCAGCTGCCAAAGTTCCACTTTCCCAAGGCTGAGAGGGATCCGCGGCATGTCTTTGCCGCCGTGCGCGACGAGTTGATGCTGGACGGGAATTCGCGCCAGAACCTGGCCACCTTCTGCCAGACATGGGTGGACGACGAGATCCAGGACCTGATGTCCTTGTCGATCGACAAGAACATGATCGACAAGGATGAGTACCCCCAGACCGCCGAGATCGAGGCGCGCTGCGTACACATGCTGGCCGATCTGTGGAACTCGCCCGACCCGAAGGGTACGGTTGGTTGCTCTACGGTTGGTTCTTCAGAGGCGGCGATGCTCGGCGGGCTGGCGCTCAAGTGGCAGTGGCGCAAGAGGCGCGCTGCTGCTGGGCTTTCCGCGGACAGGCCGAACATGATCTGTGGTCCAGTGCAGATTTGCTGGCATAAGTTCGCCCGCTATTTCGACGTGGAGCTGCGCGAAATTCCGCTTGAGGGCGACCGCCTCATCATGACGCCGGAGGAAGTGCTCAAGCGCGTCGATGAGAACACGATCGGGGTCGTGCCCACCCTCGGCGTGACGTTCACCTGCCAGTACGAGCCGGTGAAGGCCGTGAGTGACGCGCTCGATGATCTGCAGACGCGGACGGGATTGGATATCCCCATCCATGTGGATGGTGCGAGCGGCGGCTTCCTGGCGCCCTTCTGCGCGCCCGAACTGGAATGGGACTTCCGGCTGCCTCGGGTGAAGTCGATCAACACCTCCGGTCACAAGTTCGGTCTTGCTCCCCTCGGCGTAGGCTGGGTGGTATGGCGTGAGGTCGAGGATCTGCCGAAGGAGCTTATCTTCGATGTGAACTATCTCGGCGGCGACATGCCGACCTTCGCGCTCAATTTCTCGCGCCCGGGCGGTCAGGTGATCACCCAGTACTACAATTTCCTGCGGCTGGGCCGGGAGGGGTACCGGAAGATTCACACGGCCTGCTACGACGCGGCCCAGTTTCTTTCCAAGCAGATAGCGGCCATCGGTCCCTTCGAGATCCTGTTCGACGGCGACAGCAAGAAGGGCATTCCTGCGCTGTGCTGGAAGTTGAAGGACGAGGCTGCGATCGGGGGGTATACACTTTACGATCTGGCTGATCGCCTGCGCAGTCGAGGCTGGCAGGTTCCGGCCTATTCCATGCCTGCGGACCGAGAGGATCTGGTGATCCAGCGCATTCTGGTGCGCCACGGCGTCAGCTTCGATCTCGCATGCCTGCTCCTCGACGATATCAAGCGGTCGGTCGAGTTCTTCGCGATGCATCCGGTAACGCGGCCGATGACCTCGGATGAGGCGGGCGGTTTCAACCACAACTGA
- a CDS encoding TonB-dependent hemoglobin/transferrin/lactoferrin family receptor, producing MDRVVRRSFGYSFSSCARGIGGGISLLALAAATPALAQETGVTAGSTAAVVVTDEVVELDPITVVATRTQENWIDTLAAVSVVRPSEIEMMMPTRTEDLFRGMPGVTAIQNGNSPQTAINIRGLQDFGRVAVFVDGARQNFTQLGHGNGAGTFFLEPGLIADVDVVRGPVSNIYGSGAIGGVVTMRTKDANDIMKPNETWGVEADGEFAGNGPMGYGSLLGAARVGENVDLFVGGTYRNQGNYKDGNGEEVAYTGYETWTGIAKATIRPADFHELKFEVMNYESQFTTGSSASSTATQYATDVTNTTATASWSYSNPDDNLFDWRSSVYWNRVDEDQVKVAGSSSLITGDIGDPRSFVVDTVGFDANNTSRFTWGAVENAITYGGDYFHDDVDNTDAYGFGEGYNPSGERGVGGAFVQWKANYSTWLEAVAALRYDAYSLSSDDGGTSGDRLSPKFTLGVTPVEWLTIYGTYAEGYRAPSVTEALVAGQHPAFFSGGLAPFTFLPNPGLEAETGKNKEVGVNIRKDDLFVTGDRLRIKANYYQNDVENYIELVTYGDPACIYSVRGRCFAYNDYSLAQYQNVDEARLRGFEFEGTYDAGAWFLGLQGQAMTGEVTAGPDEGQPLSTVPPDQITTTLGFRFFEGKLTVAARWTAVAAVTAADLPTNSVYDPTDSFNLVSLYAGYQPNENTLVRLSVENLLDEQYTQYQNFLPSAGLTIKAGLTVRFGGGQVAQASPDLITK from the coding sequence ATGGACCGCGTAGTCCGCCGCTCGTTTGGGTATTCCTTTTCATCGTGTGCCCGTGGAATCGGGGGCGGCATTTCGTTGCTGGCGCTGGCGGCCGCGACGCCGGCCTTGGCTCAGGAAACGGGCGTCACCGCTGGGTCGACGGCGGCGGTCGTGGTGACCGACGAGGTCGTCGAGCTGGATCCGATCACCGTGGTCGCGACACGGACGCAGGAAAACTGGATCGATACCCTCGCTGCCGTGAGCGTCGTGCGCCCGAGCGAAATTGAGATGATGATGCCCACGCGCACGGAGGATCTTTTCCGTGGCATGCCCGGCGTCACCGCGATCCAGAACGGCAATTCGCCTCAGACGGCGATCAACATCCGCGGCCTGCAGGATTTCGGTCGGGTTGCCGTGTTCGTGGATGGTGCCCGGCAGAACTTCACCCAGCTCGGGCATGGCAACGGTGCCGGAACCTTCTTTCTCGAGCCGGGATTGATCGCCGATGTCGACGTGGTGCGCGGGCCGGTGTCGAACATCTACGGTTCGGGGGCGATCGGTGGCGTGGTGACGATGCGCACCAAGGACGCCAATGACATCATGAAGCCGAATGAAACCTGGGGCGTCGAGGCCGATGGTGAGTTCGCCGGCAATGGGCCAATGGGTTACGGCTCCCTGCTAGGTGCGGCCAGGGTGGGTGAGAATGTCGACCTCTTTGTCGGCGGAACCTATCGCAACCAGGGCAACTACAAGGACGGCAACGGGGAAGAGGTTGCCTATACGGGGTACGAGACCTGGACCGGTATCGCCAAGGCTACCATTCGCCCGGCGGACTTCCATGAGCTGAAATTCGAGGTCATGAACTATGAGAGCCAGTTCACCACCGGAAGTTCCGCCTCTTCGACCGCCACGCAATATGCAACCGATGTGACGAACACCACAGCGACAGCGAGCTGGAGCTACTCGAATCCCGACGACAATCTGTTCGACTGGCGCTCCAGCGTCTACTGGAACCGCGTGGACGAGGATCAGGTGAAGGTTGCAGGAAGTTCCAGCCTGATCACCGGCGATATCGGCGATCCCCGGAGCTTCGTGGTCGACACCGTCGGCTTCGACGCCAATAATACCAGCCGCTTCACCTGGGGGGCGGTGGAGAACGCCATCACCTATGGTGGCGACTATTTCCACGATGACGTTGATAACACTGACGCCTACGGGTTCGGCGAGGGCTACAATCCCTCGGGCGAGCGGGGCGTGGGCGGTGCCTTCGTGCAGTGGAAGGCCAACTATTCGACGTGGCTCGAGGCGGTCGCCGCGCTGCGCTACGACGCTTATTCGCTCAGCTCCGACGATGGCGGCACCAGCGGTGACCGCCTCTCGCCCAAGTTCACACTCGGCGTTACCCCTGTCGAATGGCTGACAATCTACGGCACCTATGCGGAGGGCTATCGCGCGCCAAGTGTTACCGAGGCGCTGGTGGCGGGCCAGCATCCGGCTTTCTTCAGCGGCGGCCTCGCGCCCTTCACCTTCCTGCCGAACCCGGGTCTTGAAGCGGAAACCGGAAAGAACAAGGAAGTCGGCGTCAATATCCGGAAGGACGACCTTTTTGTCACTGGTGATCGGCTACGTATCAAGGCGAATTATTACCAGAACGATGTCGAGAACTATATCGAGCTGGTGACCTATGGCGATCCTGCCTGCATCTATTCGGTGCGTGGTCGCTGCTTCGCCTATAATGACTACTCACTAGCCCAGTATCAGAATGTCGATGAAGCGCGGCTGCGTGGATTCGAATTCGAGGGTACGTATGATGCGGGCGCGTGGTTCCTGGGCCTGCAGGGCCAGGCGATGACCGGCGAGGTGACGGCCGGGCCGGACGAGGGGCAGCCGCTCTCCACCGTGCCGCCGGACCAGATCACAACGACGCTCGGCTTCCGGTTCTTCGAAGGCAAACTTACCGTCGCCGCACGCTGGACCGCAGTCGCGGCTGTGACGGCCGCCGACCTGCCGACCAATTCAGTCTACGACCCGACCGACAGCTTCAACCTCGTCAGCCTCTACGCCGGCTACCAGCCGAACGAGAACACGCTTGTTCGGCTGTCAGTCGAGAATCTGCTCGACGAGCAGTACACCCAGTACCAGAACTTTCTTCCGAGCGCGGGGCTGACGATCAAGGCCGGACTTACGGTTCGTTTCGGCGGCGGACAGGTCGCGCAAGCCTCGCCCGATCTCATTACCAAGTAG
- a CDS encoding biliverdin-producing heme oxygenase: MTIITDAEPQTRAKRLRAATNALHERVDHAVMAAKPFATKESYVRFLRFQYRLHRHVEPLYADPSMQILLPDLSSRSRLAALEQDFADLGLSLPEAAFGPELPKAEALGWLYVVEGSNMGAAFLAKDAARIGFSDTFGARHLAGHAEGRGLHWRRFTTALDTVDLTEEEDKRAQAAAALAFEHVYRLVEQELR; the protein is encoded by the coding sequence ATGACGATTATTACTGACGCCGAGCCGCAGACGCGGGCCAAGCGGCTTCGCGCGGCCACCAACGCCCTCCATGAGCGTGTCGACCACGCCGTGATGGCTGCGAAGCCCTTCGCTACCAAGGAAAGCTATGTCCGGTTCCTGCGCTTTCAATATCGGCTACACCGTCATGTCGAACCGCTTTATGCGGATCCCTCGATGCAGATCCTGCTTCCCGATCTGTCGTCTCGCTCGCGTCTTGCGGCCCTGGAGCAGGACTTTGCGGATCTCGGGCTGTCCTTGCCGGAGGCGGCATTCGGGCCCGAGCTTCCAAAGGCCGAGGCGTTGGGCTGGCTGTATGTTGTGGAGGGCTCCAACATGGGCGCGGCGTTTCTTGCCAAGGATGCCGCCCGGATCGGCTTCTCCGACACTTTCGGCGCGCGCCATCTGGCCGGGCATGCCGAGGGGAGAGGTCTGCACTGGCGTCGTTTCACCACCGCGCTCGATACTGTCGACCTTACCGAGGAGGAGGACAAGCGGGCGCAGGCTGCCGCCGCCTTGGCATTCGAGCACGTCTACCGCCTTGTCGAGCAGGAACTCCGCTAG